One window of the Branchiostoma lanceolatum isolate klBraLanc5 chromosome 3, klBraLanc5.hap2, whole genome shotgun sequence genome contains the following:
- the LOC136430915 gene encoding T-cell leukemia homeobox protein 3-like gives MVGIMESETGSTTSPGPGQENISFSINQILNSQSSSSSQPLSHPSICMSQPSFYSPHLSWPTTPSCGSVANGVIRVPAHRPAPPPLNAHFPWMDQRARLAKEGLAVPPFTVTRRIGHPYQNRTPPKRKKPRTSFTRLQICELEKRFHKQKYLASAERAQLATQLKMTDAQVKTWFQNRRTKWRRQTAEEREAERQQANRMLLQLQAEAAKNMPQTYDPICAYNASLHALQSLQPWAENKPDPNRPAYLNAPSLTTPTIC, from the exons aTGGTTGGCATCATGGAATCGGAGACTGGGAGCACCACGAGTCCCGGCCCGGGCCAGGAGAACATTAGCTTCAGTATCAACCAAATTTTGAACAGTCAAAGCTCGTCGTCGTCGCAGCCCCTGTCACATCCGTCCATATGTATGTCCCAGCCCAGTTTCTACTCCCCTCACCTCTCCTGGCCCACGACGCCGTCCTGTGGCAGCGTGGCGAACGGCGTGATCAGAGTACCGGCCCACCGGCCCGCGCCACCTCCCCTCAACGCGCACTTCCCGTGGATGGACCAACGGGCCAGGCTCGCCAAGGAAGGTCTAGCAG TGCCACCATTTACCGTTACACGGCGGATCGGGCACCCCTACCAGAACAGGACACCACCCAAGAGAAAGAAACCGAGAACCTCCTTCACAAGGCTTCAGATCTGCGAACTGGAGAAAAGATTCCACAAACAGAAATATTTGGCGTCGGCAGAGAGGGCTCAACTCGCCACCCAACTCAAAATGACGGACGCCCAAGTCAAGACATGGTTTCAGAACAGAAGAACAAAGTGGAG GCGGCAGACAGCCGAGGAGAGAGAGGCGGAGAGACAGCAGGCCAACAGAATGCTGCTGCAGCTACAAGCGGAAGCAGCCAAGAACATGCCTCAGACTTACGATCCTATCTGTGCTTACAACGCGTCTTTGCACGCCCTACAATCGCTTCAACCGTGGGCAGAGAACAAGCCCGACCCCAACCGGCCGGCCTACCTGAACGCACCCTCCCTCACCACGCCAACGATCTGCTAG